Genomic DNA from Treponema pectinovorum:
ACGGCTTTTACATAAGATTCTGATTCGTAGCGCAGTGTTGTTATATCTCTGCCAGATCTCGAAGGTACAAAAACGTATTTAAAATAATCCTGTAGATTTTTTAATTTTAGTCCTTTTATAGGAAGCTTACTCTGTGCTTTTTTTAGATTTGCTGGGTCTGACCAATAAATTTTTGACTCATTATTTACATATAAAAGCCATGCGTTGTAGTCATAATCGGCCATAACGCGCTTTAATTTTTCTATTATGTTTAAAATTTCAGCCTTGTCAGCTTCAAAGGTATCTTTAGAAACAGTTACTTTTCCTACCGATTTAGAATATTCATCAGTTGCTTTTTTTGCAGCAGGTGTTGCTTTCTTTGGATTTTCTGCTGTTTTAGGAGTTTCAGTTTTTGAAAGATTTTGATTTGAAGCACATCCAAAACTAAAAAGTTGAAATGCGAGTAATGATATAAAAAAGTATTTAAAAATTTTCATAATCAAGAATATACATCACTTGCGCCCTTGCGTCAAACGTGCTAAAAGAGATGGTAATGAATATTGCAGTTTTTCCAGGCAGTTTTGATCCTCCAACTTATGGCCATTTAAATGTTATAGAAAGAGCAAGTAAGCTTTTTGATAAGATTGACGTTGTCGTCTCTGAAAATCCAGTAAAAAATCATCTTTTTACGGCAGATGAGAGAATGATGATGTTAAAGACCTTGGTTGAACCTTACAATAATGTAGAAGTTCACAAATGGGATAAATTGATTGTAGAATATGCACAGAATGTGGGAGCAAAAGTTTTAATACGAGGAATAAGAAATGCAAGTGACTTTTCTTATGAGTTTGACCTTTCGCTTATGAATCATAATCTAAATTCAAATATAGAAACTTTATTCATGCCAACAGAGACTCGCTATGTAATAGTCAAGTCAAGTTCGATAAAAGAACTTGCACAGTTTGGAGGAGACATAAGCGGAATGGTTCCGCCGATAGTTTGCGAAGCGGTCTTAAAAAGATATGGCAGATAAAATTTTAAAATGACAAAAAATAAAAATATGTCAAAGAAAATATTGACACAATCTCAAATACTTGTATAATCCTAATTGACATTCAGACGGGTACTGTTATAATATTAAGCCCGTTATACAATTAACAAAACTATAGTGAGGTTATATAAATGGCAGTACCTAGAGCGAAAACTTCAAAAGCACGTACACGCAGACGTCGTAGTGTTAATATGCATCTCGTAGCACCGCAGCTTGTTGAGTGTGCAAATTGCGGCAATCTTGTTTTGCAGCATCATGTATGCCCAAAATGCGGATTCTACCGTGGACGTCAGGTGATTACACCAGAAGCTAAGTAAATCTGGATGAAAAATTATAAGGGAAGAATTTTCTAAAATTTGGAAAATTTCAACTTAACCTAATAAACAGGAGATAAAAATGGACGAATTGTTCAACAAAATCCAAAAGCTTATTGCTGAAAAATTGGAAATCGATGAAAGCAAAATTACGATGGATTCTTCTTTCCGCGGAGATCTCGGCGCTGATAGCCTTGATACTTATGAGCTTGTTTATGCAATCGAAGAAGAACTTGGCGTAAGCATTCCTGATGAAAAGGCTAATGAATTTGAAACAGTTCGTGATGCATATAATTTCATCAAAGCAGAAAAAGAATCTAAATAGTTGATTTTTATCACTTATATTTTTTTTCAAGTTAAAAACACAGGTTCATGCAGCCTGTGTTTATTTTTTTTATCAGGATGTTTTAAAAAGATATGTTAAAGGTTAAGCAGCTCTTTGAAAAAAAAGTCTATCTTGAATCAAAACGAAAATCACAATTGATTGCTTTTTGTAACGCTCTAAAAATCAATTTTAGTGATTTAATTCTTTTGGATCAGGCTTTTCATCACCGCTCATATTCAAATGAAGAACACGGTCAAAGGCATTTAAATAATGAAAGGCTTGAATTTTTGGGTGACAGCGTACTTGGGATGGTTACAGCTTCTTTTTTGTATGAAGATATGAAAAATCAGCAGGAAGGTGAGCTTTCAAAGACAAAAAGCGTCGTTGTTTCTGAAAAAATCCTTGCACCCATAGCGAGAAACATTGGAATCGATAAGATGTTGGTTTTAGGGAAAGGAGAAGAATTAAGTGGTGGACGAAACAAAGATGCTATTTTGGCAGATGCTTTGGAAGCACTTATAGGAGCATATTATTTAGATCGGGGGTTTGATTCGGTAAAAAAACTTGTGCTTTCCTTCATAGTTCCTGAGATAAAAAAAGTTCAAGAAAATAAGGGACAAAAGGATTATAAGACTTTGTTGCAGGAATATTCCCAAAAAAGATTTAAAACTTGCCCAGTGTATCAACTTG
This window encodes:
- the coaD gene encoding pantetheine-phosphate adenylyltransferase; translation: MNIAVFPGSFDPPTYGHLNVIERASKLFDKIDVVVSENPVKNHLFTADERMMMLKTLVEPYNNVEVHKWDKLIVEYAQNVGAKVLIRGIRNASDFSYEFDLSLMNHNLNSNIETLFMPTETRYVIVKSSSIKELAQFGGDISGMVPPIVCEAVLKRYGR
- the rpmF gene encoding 50S ribosomal protein L32 produces the protein MAVPRAKTSKARTRRRRSVNMHLVAPQLVECANCGNLVLQHHVCPKCGFYRGRQVITPEAK
- the acpP gene encoding acyl carrier protein; the encoded protein is MDELFNKIQKLIAEKLEIDESKITMDSSFRGDLGADSLDTYELVYAIEEELGVSIPDEKANEFETVRDAYNFIKAEKESK
- the rnc gene encoding ribonuclease III, which codes for MLKVKQLFEKKVYLESKRKSQLIAFCNALKINFSDLILLDQAFHHRSYSNEEHGQRHLNNERLEFLGDSVLGMVTASFLYEDMKNQQEGELSKTKSVVVSEKILAPIARNIGIDKMLVLGKGEELSGGRNKDAILADALEALIGAYYLDRGFDSVKKLVLSFIVPEIKKVQENKGQKDYKTLLQEYSQKRFKTCPVYQLVKKTGPDHDRVFWVSVVFDDRTFGPCDGKNKKTAEQNVAKLALQSLEK